Genomic DNA from Taurinivorans muris:
GTCAATGAATATGATATTGTTGTTTCGCTTTTCAACCTGCATACGCAAAATAGGGAAGAGCAAATTCATTTTATCAGGCAAATGAGGCAAAGCGCATCAAAAGCGATTTTTCTCGAATATGAAAATCCGGAGAGAAATATAGCCTATCTTGGATATTTACCTGTTATTTTAGGGCAATACATAAGCCTTTATTATGAAAACAGAAAAAAATCCGTGCAAAATTCACAGCTAGAAAATATGAAGTCATACCTGAAAAGGGGAGCTTTGGAAGGTATTTTATATGAATTGCCGGCAATTTTACCGGAAAGTTCAATAACTGTTCTTCAGCGTAAAAGCTTTGGTATTGGCGGTATCGGAATGGCATATCTGGAATGGGATTAATTCCAAGGAATAGCCATATCGCTGTTTTCAACAGGACCTTTCAAATCTTCGCCAATTGTTTTATCTTGAAAAACGCCGATTTCCAAAGCGGAATCAGGAACTTCGCTTTTTCCGGGAATAAGTTCTGTTTCGGGATTATGTGCGGCAAAACTATACCAAAAAGCATAAATGCCATAATATTCTTTCATAAAAGACCCCAAGTAATTTCCGTTTCTGCACACGCCGTCGAAATCCCATGTGCTTTGCGTCTGCAAGTCTTTAAAATTTCTGTTTGTGCCTTTGACAATAACGAGCGGGTCTTTGCCCAGCCATACGGTTCTGTCAAAAATGCGTACAACATCGAGCTTTTTATCATGTACGGCAACTAAGGCGTATTTATCAAAGAAAAAATTGACTATGCCTTTTTTCTTCACGTAATTTATATTGATTGCGATAAGTTTTTTATCAAGTTCCAAACCGATAACCATATCTTTCAGCCTCATCCGCGTATCGATATTGGAAACCGGATAAACGAGCTGGTCATTATAATAAAAACTCTCAGGGTCAAGATACGAACCGTAGGGGTCTTTTCCATAGCGTTTTTTGGTTCTCGGAGTCAGCAGCACTTTTGCGTTTTCCTTATCCATGAAATATTCACGTGCCTTATCCCATGTCGTCCAGTATGTCGGCATAAGCTCAAGACCGCGTCCCGTGAGAGTTCCTAAAAAACACAATCCGTACATCTGCGACCAGCGGCTGTTGGTATTGATATCCATTAATACGCTGTTGGCATTGTATTGTCTGCCGTCAGCCTGAAGCTGCAAATATAAATCGTCCCTTTTCGTATTATATGTTGCCAATGTTCCTGAAATCGGACTGTATGTTACGGCAAATGCTTTGTCAGATTCGATAATGTTCAGCACCTCATGCCAAACCATGATTTTTTGCGGTAAAATAATGACTTCACGCTGTTGCAACGGTTTTAGTGAACCGGTAGCCACAATGAACACAATATCGTTCTCATCCAATGCCATTGAGGCCAAACTTACCGTTGTGAACTCCGGATTTACAAGGGGCTGCAAATTGTCGGAATCAATTCCGGTGAAAACCAAATGTTCGGCAATATATTCCAAGTCCTGCTGCGATTGCGGAAATGAATAACATCTTGAATTAAAAAATAAAATACTTGTCAAAACAATAAAAAAAGATAAAACGCATGCTTTGTATTTCATAACAAACTCCTGAAAAGAAGTATAACAATCTTTTAAAAATAGTCAAAAAAAGCCTGCGGAACATTCAAAGCAGGAAAAATTCTTATTCCTGTGCGGATTAGCAGCAACAATTAAAAATAAAAAAACAATCTGTTTTACAAATTTTTACAAATTGCTTTTCCTGGTTGAAATAAGCGGACCTTGAATAGGGAATATTCCTATGATAAATCAATTTGTCCCATAATGTAAATTATGTAAACTTTGAAAAAACATTTTTTCAATTAATATATGAAAGTCTTAGTTCAATTCCTATTAGATTACAACACCATAATACACAAACTTGATAAAATTTTATCAAGGTGATAAAAATAATTCCAAGCTTTGATAAAATTAAGAAGATTATGAAAATACATTTATACCAGTTTCTTGATTATTTTGATTGGAGATAAAATGCTTTTTCTTTGTATTGCTTTATTCATTGTTTTATTTTTATCTATCAAAAAATACTAAACATTGATAATATTGTGTATGCGAGCGAGATGTTCTGCATAAGATTTCGGGATATTTTTTATCTTTCTTCATTTTATATATGGAAATTTCATTCCAAAAATAAAAAGACCGATTAAGTTCTTGGTCTTTTGGTTGTAAAAAGTACCAGCTAAGCTAATGGAGAATAAAAAATCTTCAGGTATACTTTTGGGATATGCATTTTTTGATGTGCTCCTCAATCATAAACTTACGGGGACAGTCGTATAAGCGGCAGTCAAGGTTTAGCTAGAATTTTATCCGTTTCCGGAACCTGCAAACCTTTTTCGGCGTCGAAAATGATATTATATTGTGACATAAATTATTTCTCCGTTTTCAAGGGTCAATTGCAGATTGCCGTGCATAACCCGGTTTTCAAAAGACAAATCGCCAAGTTTCGCGCTGTTCACCTCCGGAAACTTCAAGGCTTCGCCTTCCATATGGTAGGCGAGCAGGGCGGGGTTTATCTGCCTTGAATTTGAAATATCCGTATAAAAATGCGGTATGCCGTCCTCTTGGTTGAAATACATATCTTCCGTGAAAGCACGGCAGGCACACATGCCACATTTTGCGCGACGTCATATTTTCCTGATGTCCAAGCGAGGTTATTGCTGCCGTCAAGCCCGATGTCCCAGTTGCCGTCCAGTAATAGACTTTTATCCATAATTCACCTGTCAAACCGTGATTGAAAGCCACTTATCGGCTTGCTGCCCATTGCCGTGCATTTACCAAAAATCATGCCGCTTTTTGCCGCAAACACAGCCCTGTATACGTCGCGGGCGGATTGGACTGTTGCCAGTACGCCAAGAACCCTGCATGCTTTCAGATATACCTGACCTGCGCTGTCAAAAGCCATACTGTCAAACTCGCCCGCAAGCGGCATGACTTCCCGCACAGCCAGCTCTGTCGCTCTCATTTCTTCACGAATTTCTTTTTTGATTGTGTTCATATCCTGCGCCATACTCTTGTTTCTTGACTTTTTCTTTAGTTGGTTTATTATTTCTTCAAGGTCTTTATCAGCTCCCAAGCAGAGACGACAAAGAATAGGCTCTGCTTGCGTAGGTGGGTGTATTGTACAAACCTTTCCCCATTCATCTGATACAAGACCTTTCTTTAAATATTCCTGTTTTTCTTCTTTTGGGTCTGTTCTTATATCCCAGCCTGTAAGCAGCCATGTTTTTTTCTCTCCATTTTTTTCTAATCGTAACACTGCTTGTATGTTATCTTTTTGAAGAACTATCGAATTGTTACTTTCTGTTCTTCTTTCAATTTTCCCTTCAACAACAGTATCTAAAATATCCCCTAAATAATGCTCCCTGCCGTTTTCAATAATATGTACAATGCCTTCTTTTTTATTGCCGCGTATAAGCGTTACATCATTGGTGCCGCCGTATTGTTCAAGATCATTGCGTAATTTTGGTAAGGCTACTTCCTCTTTACCGTTTGCTATTTCCCTGAGAGCGTTTTTTATTTGTTTCTTCTTTTCCGAAACATCCGCCTCTTTTTCTATTTTCCTGCCGACAGCACCGCCGGTTCCCGTTGACACGTTGCCGGAAATAACGGTGTTCGGCGTGTTCAGATTGACCGCGGTGCTTGCGGAAACGTTCATGGTTTCACACGCTCTATATCAAGCGTTTTTGTTTGAATGGTCAGGCGTTCAGGACACACGAGATTTGCAATGTACTTTTTACTAATAAACTGCCCTATTAAACCAAGACAGGAAGCCGCATTTACAGCTTCCCTGCCCTGTTAGGAGTCTTATGAAGATGAATATTTCAAGGTGATTATCACAACCTTTAACTATCATATCGTATAACATCCTAAAAACTTTACTAAAAAAAATGATTTTTTTAATCTTGCGTCAATGCATTGAATACAGTAAAAGTATTGAGATACATTTTATAAGAGGTAATTATGAGTTTTCTCAAGCCAAGCACAAGTTTCACACGGTTTAGGGTTCTTGATGACATCACTCCGGAACTGCATGAAAATATAGAGGAAATTTTACGAAAATTTGCAGCGAGGGATATTGACGATACCGCTGACGAACGCGAATACGGCTGGACAAGCTTTGATGACATGCTTGATACGGGGTTTTCCGAAACAAGCCCCCGCAAGGCCGAATTTTTTGTTTTCGCTCTTCGCATTGACACACGAAGAATTGCGCCGGCTGTCATAAAGAAACATGTGACCATAGCTCTTCGCCAAGAAGAGGAAAAACTTGCGGAGTTTGGCAAAAAATACATCAGCAAGGACAGAAAAAAAGAAATCATCGAACAGGTGAAACTTCGCTTGCGGGCAAGAACGCTTCCTATTCCTGCTGTTTTTGAAGTTATTTGGGATTATGCCAATAAAACAATATATTTTGCTTCCACACAAAGAAAAATCATCGATTTATTCAGTGAATATTTTGTCAGAAGTTTCAATGTTGCGATTGAGCAAATGCTTCCTTATACCCTTGCGCAAAAAATCTTGGGCGCTGGCTGTGAAGAAGAACTTGACAGTCTTGAACCGACAACGTTCAATATCGATTAATTAAAAATACCGTTAAGTAAAGGAAAACAATATGGCTGACGTTCCCTATCTTGGTGATAATATAGATATTTTATTAGGACAAGAATTTCTTACATGGCTTTGGTACAGAAGTGAATACGCCAACGGGCTTTTCCGCGCGAAAAATGATGAATACAGTTTTCATGTGCGCATTGAACAACGTCTGGTCGTGCGCGGCGGCGAAGGCGAACATCAGGAAACCGCTTCTGTTTCCGGCTCATTTTCTCCGCTTCGTGAAGCGAGGCTCGGACTTTCCACAGGAAAAAAGGTCGTGCGCGCTTTGGTCAATTTTTACAAAGATGAAATGGTTTGGCAAGTCGCTTTGAAAGCGGAAGATTTTTGTTTAAATTCTTTTAAAACTCCTGCGATTGCAAAAGAAAATATGAATGACGCTGACGAAGACGCAACATTTTATATAAAAATGCAATTCATCACCGAAGGTCTAGCGCTTATTGACGAAATTTACCGTCAGTTTCTTGAAATCAGACTTTCCGAAAATGCATGGAATGAAGAAGTTCATGCTGTAAATGATTGGATAAATCACGATATTTCCAAAGGAGCATAACACAGTTGCGTTATTCCGTGCTTGGTTTTTTATTGTATTGCTCAAAAAAACTTTTGTGGATATTGCTTGTTTTTTTAGGAATTACCCTCATCAGTTTTTTTGTCATGCACTTAGCACCGGGTTCGCCAACGGATATGCAGACAAGTTTGAACCCTCTTGTCAACGAAGCATACAGAGAAAAGCTCAATGCCCTGTATGGTCTTGATAAACCTATTTTCATTCAATATTATGACTGGCTTTCCCGTTTGGTTCAATTCGATTTTGGCAATTCCTTATCCGGAAACGGACGCCCCGTCCTTGACGCCATTTTGGAACGCTTGCCCCTGACTGTCGGATTGAACGTAACTTCCCTGCTTCTCGCGCTTTTCTTCGCTTTTCCCATCGGAATAATTTCAGCTGTCCATCAAGGAAAATTCATTGACAAGTTTTTTACTTTCTTGGTTTTTTTGGGTTTTGCCATGCCGGGGTTTTGGCTTGCGCTTCTTTTAATGCTGTATTTGGGCATTGAACATAATCTTGTCCCTTTATCCGGAATAACAAGTTTGGATTTCGATACCTTATCATTTACGGAAAAATGCCTTGATGTCATACATCATCTGTTTTTGCCAGTGCTTGTTTCAACAGTCGGCGCATTAGCGGGAACCTCACGTTTTTTACGTTCTTCCATGCTTGAAGTTTTACGTCAGGATTATATTCTTACGGCAAAAGCGAAAGGACTGACAAAAAATATCATTATTTACAAACACGCCCTAAGAAACGCCCTACTTCCCGTAATAACCCTGCTTGGACTTTCCATACCCGGTCTTATAGGCGGCAGTGTGATTATCGAAAGCATTTTTGCGCTTCCCGGACTTGGACAATTATTTTACAATGCGGTCATGGCAAGGGATTATCCGCTTATTATGGGAAATTTGGTTTTCGGAGCTGTGCTTACGCTCGCGGGAAATTTGCTTGCTGATTTCTGTTACAAACTGGCTGACCCGAGGATTTCACTTAAAACAGGAAATTAATATGCTTGTGCCTATAAAAAAACATTTTTTATTTTTTCTCGGGACAGGAATTGTTTTATGCATGGCATTTTTTGCTGTATTCGCCCCCTATTTAACACCTTATTCCCCGACGGAACCGAATGTCGACATGATGCTGCTTCCTCCAAGTTCTTCGCACGTGCTTGGAACGGACGCGGTAGGAAGGGATATTTTCACAAGGCTTTTATATGGGGCGAGGGTTTCATTATGGGTCGGCTTTATCGCTGTGGGCATTTCTTCCGCCATCGGCATAGCTCTCGGACTTATTTCAGGATACTTTGGCGGAATTATTGATGAAATTATCATGCGCCTTGTGGATATCATGCTTTGTTTTCCCTCATTTTTCCTGATTTTGGCGGTTATCGCTTTTTTGGAACCCAGCGTCACGAATATCATGGTTGTCATAGGTCTTACCTCTTGGACAGGACTTACAAGACTTGTACGGGCGGAAACCCTTTCTTTGCGCGAGCGTGATTTCGTTCTTGCCGCAAAATTGTCCGGTGCAAGTAAATTCCGTATCTTATTCGTCCATATTTTGCCCAATACCTTAGCGCCTGTTTTCGTATCCGCAACACTTGGCATCGCAGGCGCCATCTTAGTGGAATCGTCCTTGAGCTTTTTAGGACTCGGAGTACAGCCACCCTATCCCAGCTGGGGCAATATGCTTTTGGACGGAAAGGATGTTCTTAGCAATGCGCCGTGGTTATCCCTTTTTTCCGGACTTGCAATTTTCATTACCGTACTTGGCTATAATTTATTGGGAGAAAGTTTGCGTGACATGCTTGACCCGAGACTCAAACAACGTTAGCATATGAGGTTGTCATGTTAGAATATTTGAGAATACGTGATTTAGCTTTGATTGATGATACGGAATTGGACTTTACGCAGGGCATGAATGTGCTTACCGGTGAAACCGGCGCAGGCAAGACATTTATTCTGAAAGCGATACAGTTTCTGCTCGGTGAAAAATTAAGTGCGGATATGGTGCGAAAAGGCAAAGAAAAAGCGCAAGTGGAAGCAATTTTTTACATAGGCGACGAAGAATACATGCTTCGCCGCGAACTTGTGGCTGAAACGGGAAGAAGCAGATTTTTTCTCAACGGCAACGTCAGCAACCAAGATACTATCAAGGAATTGCGTCCGTTACTGATTTTACATGTCGGGCAGCACGGGCAGCAAAGGCTTTTGCAGCCCAGTTTCCAAGCCGGTCTCATTGATGATTTCATTGAAAATAAAACGCTCCTGCAACAAAAGGAAGAAAGCGTCAAGGCTCTTAAAAACTGCATTCAGGAGAAAAAGGATTTATTGGATAAGATTGCGGTTCTGAAAGATAAACGGGAACTTTTGGAAATGCAGCAAACGGAAATCGAAAAAGTGGATCCGGAACCTCATGAAGAGGAAAATCTTGAAAATTTAAGACTTCAATTTAAAAACAGTGACCATATTCGGCAAGCCTATGAGGAAGGCTTGGGAATTTTGTTCGGCAATGACGGATCGAGCGGACTTATTCAGCAGCTGAACCAATTGGAACGCGTCATTGCAAATTTAACAAAAGATACTTCATTTGACCATGATATGGGAACAGCTTATGACGCTTTACTCAATTTTCAGGAAGAAGTGAAAGAATTGGGCAATAAATTCAGAAATATCCCAAGTCCAGATGTTGACAGTGAAATGAATTTAAATGAAATCGAGTCCCGCCTGTTCCAATTGGCGCAATTAAAACGTAAACTCAACCGTTCAATCGAACAAATTCTAACTCTTAAAGAAGAAGTTGAAGAAAACCTTTCTTTTCTTGACGCTTGTAATCTTGACATTATTAATATTGAAAAAAGAGAAAGAGAATTGACGCAAGCATTGCAGGAAATTTTGGAACAAACCAATACGGCACGGGAACAAGCCGCAGCAAAATTTTGCTTAGCCCTGCAAGAAGAGCTGCGCGGACTCGGTTTTTCCGAAAAAGTACAAGTCATTCCTGAATTAGTTGAACATGCTGTGATAAAAGACAGCCTATCCCCTTGCATAGAAAAAACGGTTCGCCTGCTTTGGGCGCCGAACCCCGGACAAAATCCGCAAGCTCTTGACAAAATCGCCTCAGGCGGTGAATTATCCCGTTTCTTATTGGCTGTAATCGGCTTACAGCAATCCCAATATGAAGACGCAACGCTTATTTTTGACGAAGTTGATGCGGGTGTTGGCGGAATAACATTGAACCGGGTTGCGGAACGTCTTTCCGCTTTGGCGGAAAAAAGGCAAATGCTTTTAATAACCCACTGGCCGCAATTGGCTATGCGTGGAAGAAATCATTTTAAAATCACCAAGGAATTTATTGATGATGAAACATACAGCCGCTGCGTCCGCCTCAATGAAGCAGAAAAGCAAAAGGAACTGGAACGCATGGCGGGAAAAGAATAGCTTATTCCAACTGCATGACAAGAGCATCATCGTCAGGATAATAATTTTTTCTCACATGAATTTTTTTAAAACCAAATAATCCGTATAAGTTTTGTGCCGGAAGATTTTTCGCCCGCACTTCCAGAATAATATGAATACCTTGAATGTGTTTTTGCCGGAGCCAAAAAGAAAGAAGCTTTTTCGCATAACCTTTTCGCCTCTGACTTGGATGTGTGGCGATATTTAAAATTTCCGCATAATCACCGACGACACTGCAAAGCAAATAGGCA
This window encodes:
- a CDS encoding DNA repair protein RecN, translated to MLEYLRIRDLALIDDTELDFTQGMNVLTGETGAGKTFILKAIQFLLGEKLSADMVRKGKEKAQVEAIFYIGDEEYMLRRELVAETGRSRFFLNGNVSNQDTIKELRPLLILHVGQHGQQRLLQPSFQAGLIDDFIENKTLLQQKEESVKALKNCIQEKKDLLDKIAVLKDKRELLEMQQTEIEKVDPEPHEEENLENLRLQFKNSDHIRQAYEEGLGILFGNDGSSGLIQQLNQLERVIANLTKDTSFDHDMGTAYDALLNFQEEVKELGNKFRNIPSPDVDSEMNLNEIESRLFQLAQLKRKLNRSIEQILTLKEEVEENLSFLDACNLDIINIEKRERELTQALQEILEQTNTAREQAAAKFCLALQEELRGLGFSEKVQVIPELVEHAVIKDSLSPCIEKTVRLLWAPNPGQNPQALDKIASGGELSRFLLAVIGLQQSQYEDATLIFDEVDAGVGGITLNRVAERLSALAEKRQMLLITHWPQLAMRGRNHFKITKEFIDDETYSRCVRLNEAEKQKELERMAGKE
- the rimI gene encoding ribosomal protein S18-alanine N-acetyltransferase; this translates as MEYPVIKITEKHLTRVAELESLCFPCPWNIEQFQHALQDDFTELFGICTEDENVVAYLLCSVVGDYAEILNIATHPSQRRKGYAKKLLSFWLRQKHIQGIHIILEVRAKNLPAQNLYGLFGFKKIHVRKNYYPDDDALVMQLE
- a CDS encoding ABC transporter permease, coding for MRYSVLGFLLYCSKKLLWILLVFLGITLISFFVMHLAPGSPTDMQTSLNPLVNEAYREKLNALYGLDKPIFIQYYDWLSRLVQFDFGNSLSGNGRPVLDAILERLPLTVGLNVTSLLLALFFAFPIGIISAVHQGKFIDKFFTFLVFLGFAMPGFWLALLLMLYLGIEHNLVPLSGITSLDFDTLSFTEKCLDVIHHLFLPVLVSTVGALAGTSRFLRSSMLEVLRQDYILTAKAKGLTKNIIIYKHALRNALLPVITLLGLSIPGLIGGSVIIESIFALPGLGQLFYNAVMARDYPLIMGNLVFGAVLTLAGNLLADFCYKLADPRISLKTGN
- a CDS encoding ABC transporter permease gives rise to the protein MLVPIKKHFLFFLGTGIVLCMAFFAVFAPYLTPYSPTEPNVDMMLLPPSSSHVLGTDAVGRDIFTRLLYGARVSLWVGFIAVGISSAIGIALGLISGYFGGIIDEIIMRLVDIMLCFPSFFLILAVIAFLEPSVTNIMVVIGLTSWTGLTRLVRAETLSLRERDFVLAAKLSGASKFRILFVHILPNTLAPVFVSATLGIAGAILVESSLSFLGLGVQPPYPSWGNMLLDGKDVLSNAPWLSLFSGLAIFITVLGYNLLGESLRDMLDPRLKQR
- a CDS encoding DUF3179 domain-containing (seleno)protein codes for the protein MKYKACVLSFFIVLTSILFFNSRCYSFPQSQQDLEYIAEHLVFTGIDSDNLQPLVNPEFTTVSLASMALDENDIVFIVATGSLKPLQQREVIILPQKIMVWHEVLNIIESDKAFAVTYSPISGTLATYNTKRDDLYLQLQADGRQYNANSVLMDINTNSRWSQMYGLCFLGTLTGRGLELMPTYWTTWDKAREYFMDKENAKVLLTPRTKKRYGKDPYGSYLDPESFYYNDQLVYPVSNIDTRMRLKDMVIGLELDKKLIAININYVKKKGIVNFFFDKYALVAVHDKKLDVVRIFDRTVWLGKDPLVIVKGTNRNFKDLQTQSTWDFDGVCRNGNYLGSFMKEYYGIYAFWYSFAAHNPETELIPGKSEVPDSALEIGVFQDKTIGEDLKGPVENSDMAIPWN